One genomic segment of Catalinimonas alkaloidigena includes these proteins:
- the rpmD gene encoding 50S ribosomal protein L30, which translates to MAKIKITQVKSSIKRPKKQKATIQALGLGKINKTVELENTPQISGMVSKVSHLVNVTEA; encoded by the coding sequence ATGGCAAAAATCAAAATTACTCAGGTTAAAAGCTCTATAAAGCGACCTAAAAAACAAAAGGCCACTATTCAGGCTTTAGGCTTAGGAAAAATTAATAAAACTGTTGAATTGGAGAACACACCTCAAATCAGCGGAATGGTATCTAAGGTATCTCATTTGGTTAACGTTACAGAAGCTTAA